The stretch of DNA CGTACGCGGCCAGCGCGAGGAGGAGGAGCGTCCGCCCATCGATCGCCTGCGTGGCGAGGGCGGCGAGATAGGCGGTGTGGAGGGCCAGCACCAGCATGCTGACCACGTCCTCCCAGAAGAAGGCGGGCGCGAACAGCCAGCGGCCGAACACGACCTTCTCCCAGATCGAGCCGGTGATCATGATCGCGAAGAGCGCGACGGTCTTGATCACCACCGAGGCTTCGGCGGCGAACAAGCCCTCGCCGGTAGTGAGGGCGCGCAGCACCAGGATCAGGCTGACGAGGAAGATCGCGAATTGCAGAGGCGCCAGGACGCCCTGGACGAGAGTCCACGGCGAGGCGTCTCGCCGCTCCCTCTCGGCGGGCGTGTAGAGCGGTCGTGCCGATCGGTCCCTGGGACCCATGCATCCGCCCCCCCATGTGCCCGGCGGCGCCTGCGGCTCCGTCGTTGACAGAGGCTAGGGCCCAGCTCCTAGAAGTGTCAAGTGCGCTTGACGGTATCGGGCCCTGACAGGGGGAGCGATATTTTTTCTTCGGCTAAGATCATTGCCAAGTTCGTCAGGAAGCGTATCGTCGCTCGGCCGCCGGAGACTGCGGCGACTTGGCTGGTCAGATCCAGGGACCAACGAAGACGAAGAATAGACAGGCGAGCAACGCCGCACCCGATTCGCAAGCGGGAGCACCGGACCTTTGATGGCCGGGGCCGTTTCAGGGAGGGATGCCGATGGGAGACTGGAGGCATTTCGGTGAGCGCCTGGAATACGGCCCGCCCTCGGCAGGCTGCGGACCCGCGTGCGATGCCCTTCCCCACTACCGTGATGTACCCGCCGCCTGGCCTGACCGGCAGTCGCCTCTGCCCGAGGCGCTCGCGCGGGTCGTCGAAGCCGAGATCCTGCCGCGGCTGATGCTGGCCCACCGCCCGGTCGCCGGGCGTCGGGCGCAGCAGGCCGGGCGTGCACCGAGTCTGCATGAGATCGCGGCGTTCAGCGCCCTGCTGCTGGCTCCCGGACCGGTCGATCTCGGCGCCGAGGTGGAGGCTCTACGGGAGGGCGGTCTGCCGCTGGCGCGTTTGCTCCTCGACCTGCTCGCCCCGGCGGCGCGGCACCTCGGGGCGCTCTGGGAGGAGGATGCCTGCGATTTCCTGGCCGTCACTGAAGCGCTCGGCCGGCTCCAGACGATGAGCCGGTACCTCTGCGCCGAGATGGAGAGCGAATCGGTCTCCGCGAACGGGCGCAGCGTCCTGCTGCTGCCCTGCCCCGGCGAGACTCACCGATTCGGCCTGTCGATCGTCGCGAGCTTCTTTCGGGAGGCCGGCTGGGACGTGACCACGGCGGCGCCGGGGCCCGATCTCGATCCCCTGGACCTGCTCGGCATCGAGTGGTTCGACGTGGTCGGGCTGTCGCTCTCCTCGGATGTCCTCCTGCCGGCCCTGGTCACAGCCGTCGCGGATGTGCGCCGCGTCTCGCGCAACCCGGGAATCCGCGTGCTCGTCGGCGGCCCCTATTTTGCGCGCGCCGGCGGCGATGCGGGGATCGTCGGCGCCGATGCCTGCGCGGCCGATGCCTGCCTCGCACCCGCCGCGGCGGAAGCTTTGCTGGACAGACAGGCATTGGCCTGCTGAAAGGGTTGTAACCCGAACTTCACATTACGGTGACCGTGACACTCCAGCCTCGCCCCACCCCGCAGCAGCCGCCCGCGGCCCTGCAGCAGGTGGCCGGTCACCTCGACGGAGCGGTGGCCGGGCGCATCGTCGCGGCCTCTGCCGACCTGTCATTGGTAATCGACGCCGACGGCGTGATCCGCGACGCGACGGTCGGCACGGATCTCGATGCGGAGAACATCCCCGGCTGGCTGGGCCGGCGCTGGGTCGACACTGTGACGGTGGAGAGCCGGCCCAAGGTCGATGCCCTGCTGCGCGACGCCCGGCCCGAGGGTATCACCCGCTGGCGCCAGATCAACCATCCTTCCCCCAGCGGCATCGACCTGCCGATTCGCTACACCTCGATTCGTCCGGCCGAAGGCGGCCCGATCCTGGTTCTCGGGCGCGACATGCGGGCCGTTTCGGCGCTCCAGCGCCGGCTGGTGGAAACCCAGCAGGCGCTGGAGCGGGATTACGACCGCCTCCGCGCGGCCGAGACCCGCTACCGACAGCTGTTCCAGATCTCTGGTGAGCCGGTTCTGGTGGTCGATGCCGGCACACGGCGGGTCTCCGAGGCCAACCCGGCTGCCGCACGCCTGCTCGGGCGCCCCGCCAAGCGAATCGTCGGCCAGGACGCGGTCGACCTGTTCGATGCCGCCAGCCCCCGGGCCATCGAAGCCCAGTTCGCCGCCCTTCGGGCAACCGGGCAG from Methylobacterium sp. PvR107 encodes:
- the bchF gene encoding 2-vinyl bacteriochlorophyllide hydratase codes for the protein MGPRDRSARPLYTPAERERRDASPWTLVQGVLAPLQFAIFLVSLILVLRALTTGEGLFAAEASVVIKTVALFAIMITGSIWEKVVFGRWLFAPAFFWEDVVSMLVLALHTAYLAALATQAIDGRTLLLLALAAYASYAVNAGQFVLKLRAARLQGGNRRTPRLAGALS
- a CDS encoding B12-binding domain-containing protein; protein product: MGDWRHFGERLEYGPPSAGCGPACDALPHYRDVPAAWPDRQSPLPEALARVVEAEILPRLMLAHRPVAGRRAQQAGRAPSLHEIAAFSALLLAPGPVDLGAEVEALREGGLPLARLLLDLLAPAARHLGALWEEDACDFLAVTEALGRLQTMSRYLCAEMESESVSANGRSVLLLPCPGETHRFGLSIVASFFREAGWDVTTAAPGPDLDPLDLLGIEWFDVVGLSLSSDVLLPALVTAVADVRRVSRNPGIRVLVGGPYFARAGGDAGIVGADACAADACLAPAAAEALLDRQALAC